AGCAGTCCCCGCAGCAATCCCAGCAGCCCCACGGGTTGGGCAATCCGCCACAGCAGTACCCGGGGCAGCAGTACTCGGGACAGCAATACACGGGGCAGCAGTACTCGGGCCAGCAGTACTCGGGCCAGCAGTACTCGGGCCAGCAGTACCCGGGCCAGTACTCGACCCAGCCCGGGCAGCCGATGCAGCCGGGACAGTATCCCGGCCAGTACGCGGGTCAGCCCGGTGCTGCCGCGGGTGGCCCGCAGCAGCCGGGACAGTACGGCGCGCAGCAACTGCCACCACAGACCGATCCGCAGTACCCCTACGTGACCCAGCAGTACCCCCAGCCCCCGGTCGAGGAGCCACCGAGATCCGGGAGTGGCGGTGCTCGTGGGCGCCTGCTGGTCGGTATGACCGCGTTAGCCCTGGTGGCCGGTCTCGTGGGAGGCGCTGGGGGCACCTACGCCGTTTACCAGGCCACCGGGGGCAGCGGCGTAGTCACCTCCTTCGACCAGCAGGCACCCTCCTCGGAGAACAGCAGCAGCGCGCCCTCGGGGTCGGTGCAATCCGTCGCCGACACGGTGCTGCCGAGCGTGGTGCAGATCCAGGTGCAGACCAGCAGGGGTACTTCGGGTTCCGGCTCGGGAATCATCATCGGCGAGGACGGATACATCCTCACGAACAATCACGTCGTGGAGGGAGCCTCCCAGGCGGGCGGTGATCTCGTCGCGCGCTTCAACGACGGACAGGTCGGTCAGCTCAACGTGGTCGGTACCGCCCCGTGGTCCGATCTCGCCGTGGTCAAAGCCGATGTCACCGGTCTGACCCCGGCGAAGTTGGGTAACTCGGGAGAGCTGGATATCGGCTCGGGAGTGGTCGCGATCGGATCCCCGTACGGGCTCTCCGGAACCGTGACCAGCGGTATCATCAGTGCCAAGGACCGTCCTGTCCGCGCGGGCGGCCAGAGCGGAACTCAGGCCACGGTGCTCAACGCGCTGCAGACCGACGCCGCGATCAACCCCGGCAACTCGGGTGGGCCGCTCGTCGACATGAACGGCCGGGTGATCGGCATCAACTCCGCCATCTACAGCCCCAGTTCCTCCAGCGAACAGGCCGGATCGGTGGGACTCGGTTTCGCTATCCCGATCGACCACGCCCGCAGGATCGGCAAGCAGCTCATCGAGGACGGATCGGCTGCTCGTACCACGCTCGGTGTGCAGGTGCGGGTCGTCGGAAACGTCAACGGTGGTCTCGTCGTGGAGGTCCCCTCGGGTGGACCGGCGGCCGAGGCCGGTGTCGAGAGCGGTGACGTCATCACCAAGGTGAACGAGCGCACGATCACCAGCGGCGACGAGCTGATCGCGGCCATCCGCTCCTACGCGCCGGGCGATACCGTCACGCTGACCATCACCAACGAGCAGGGTGGCAACAAGCACACGGTCGAAGCGACACTGACCGGCCAGGAGTAGTGAGACCCCCGGCGTTGGTGCCCTGCCCTTGAGTGCCCGGAGCCCTTGAGTGCCCGGAGCCCTTGAGCGCCCGGAGCCATCGAGCACCCGGATGGATCCGAGCACTACGCCTTACCCCCGATGATCAGGAGCAGACATGGACGGTCGATACGGCAGTGTCGTGGATCACCCGCTCCGCGAGGTGAAGACATCGGATCCACTGGATCCGGACGGCGATCCGTCGGCCGCTACGGTGAGCGATATGGAACGCAACGCGCAGCGGTTGGGACGAGCGCTGGTGGTCGTTGTCGACGACCGGGTCGCGCAGAGTGAGCAGGAGGACACCACCGGTCCGTTGGTGACCGAGCTGTTGGAGGAGGCGGGATTCATCGTCGACGGCAGCGTCGCAGTCGCCGGTGAGACCGTGGAAATCAGGAACGCGTTGAACACAGCCGTGATCGGCGGCGTGGACATGGTCATCACCGTCGGCGGCACCGGGGTGTCGCCGCGCGACGTCACGCCGGACGCCACGTCCGGCGTGTTGGATCGACCGGTTCCCGGGATCGCCGAGGCGCTGCGCGCTTCCGGACTGGCGGCGGGAGCCGTCGATGCGGGGGTTTCCCGTGGTCTGGTCGGCGTCTCCGGCAGCACGCTGGTTGTCAACCTGGCCGGTTCGCGCGCGGCCATCCGGGACGGTATGGCCACGCTGACCCCGCTGGTCACGCACGTGATCGAGCAGCTTTCCGGCATCGACGGCATCTGACGGCGGTGCCACGTCGCGGGCGGGTGCGCGGCGAAACAGACCACCACCGGCCGTCACGGCGAACGGAGCACACTCCAGGAGCACCACGAGACCTCCTCGCTGTGGAGCACCGGAGGTGCGCACGGGGACGGCTCCGTGGCGGCGGATGGGAACGAGCGGGACAATGGCGTCGTGAACCAGCAGGAATATCAGGCCGGGCGACAACCGGCTTCACGGCGCCGATCCCGTTCGATCGACGAGATTTTCGGCGATGTACTGCCGGAAACCACGGCGGACGAGCGTGACGGTTCCGAGAACGGGGGCTCGAACTCCTGGTACATCGAGAACAGGCCGCCCCATCACGACTCTTGACCTTTCGGGTGAGGTCGGCGGCTCGTAGTGCGGCCTGCGTCGAAGCCGCGCGGCGATTTCGCGAGAAATCGACGCCGTTATTCAGCGCAGGGTCATCGTCACCGATTCGTGCAGCGCCGCCGCGGCCACGTCGGCGGCGCGACGGCGTTCGAGCCCGACGACCACAAGTGTGTCGCCTTCGGCGTCCCCATCGGAGGGATGAACCGCTACGACGGTCGCTCGCTCGGCCAGTATCCGGGTGTTTCCGGTCCTGCTGCCGACTATGTCCACGTGCAGGCCGGGGTGAAGCAGTTCGGCCACCGCCTCGTCGGCGGGCCGGATCGCGACCGCGGCCTCGGTTTCGCCACCCGTGGTCAGCTCGGTGAGCGGATCGTCCAACAGGCTCAGGTCGGTCAGTGGTTCGCCGCGACGTGCCGCGCGTGCCAGGACCTCGCCGGTGACTCGTTCTCGCTGCCGCAGTGCTCGGTCCGGAACCAGCCGCTCCGGGATCCGGACCCTCGTGACGTCCCGCGGACCGACCCGAGTCCCCGGAGTCAGGTCTCGGGACGCGGTCAGCACCGTCTTCGTTCTCGAAGCGGTCCCGGAGTGCGCGGGCAGTGCGTACCACCCCGCCATCAGCAGCAGCACGGCCGCCAGGGCACGACGGAGCAGCACGATTCGTCTGCCCTGTATCCGCATCGTCTCGCGCAGCCGTTCCCGCGCGCCTCGCCGTAGCTGTCGGTCAGCGGTACTTTCCCGCAATTCGATCTCCCGCTCGGTTCGTGGTGATTCTCGTCACCACGAGTCTGGAGCGGGGCCGGAGGTTCCGAACAAACTCGAACTGATCAGCTGTGGAGCGTCGATCCGGATGTGGACGGCAGCGTGGGTGGCGGAACCGGGCCAGGAAGCCCGTTTCCCCGCGTGTCACCCTGCCGCGAGCCACCGTGCGGCCGAGCCGCGGAACGGATGGGGTTCCGAACCGGGACTGCCGGTGCGGTCTCCGCTGCCCGCCCTTGGCTCGCCCGGGCAGCGGACGTACCTCGGGATTCGCGAGGGAGCGGTTCTGTCAGTTCGTAGCCGCGGAGGTCTGTGTCTGGGCCCCGGAGGAGCTCGATTCCGAGGAACCACCGGAACTCCCACCCGACGACTCGGAACTCCCGGAGCTTCCCGAACCGGAGTTGTCGGAGGAGCCGTTGCCCGAGCCGGAGTTCGTCCCCGCCGAGGCCCCGGACTCGCTCGAGGAGTTCGCCCCGCGGCTGTCGTTGCGGTAGAACCCGCTGCCCTTGAAGACGACACCCACCGCGTTGAACTTCTTCCGTAGCCTGCCCGAGCACTCCGGGCAGTCGGTGAGCGAGTCCTCGCTCAACGACTGGAAGGTCTCAAAATCGTGCCCGCAGGCGGTGCAGGCGTACTGGTAAGTGGGCACGGGTCTCATACCTCCGGAATCGGACGGCGACGCATCGACGCGCCGCGCTCGGTGACACACGCGGTGCCGGTCCCCGGACAACGACATTGGCACTCGAACGGGATGAGTGCCAATACGATAATGCTGCACGGCTGGACACCGACGCAATCGGGGCTGCGTCACAATGCGACGTCGATAATGTCACGCGCCCGAAGGAGCTTCGGGGGGCGCCCGTAACCGAAATCACACCGGTAGGCGGGTGAATCCGGAAGCGGGGGTCACGACTCCGGTGACACGCACGTCGTGTGCCTCGGCGGGCAGTTCCTCGACGAACTCCGAGTCCCGAACCACCGCCGCGAGCTCGGCCGAATCGTCGGCCAGCGGCAACGACCGGTCGTAGAAACCGGCACCCTTGCCCAAGCGTACCCCTCGTCGGTCCACGGCCAGGGCGGGAACCAGCACCGCGCCCGCCTCCGAGATCGCACCCGCTCCCAGGTGGGGCGTGCTCGGTTCCAGCAGTCCGTAGGTCGCACGACGCAGCGAGTCCGGCCCCTCGTAGGCCGCCCACTCCAACGGGTTCCTGCCCGCCATGACGGGCAGCAACACGCGGTGGCCCCGTGCCACGAGGCTGTCGAGCAGTTCCGGTGATCCGGGTTCGGACCCCACCGGTACATAGGCGCAGACGGTTGTGATCCGTGTCTCGGACAACCATTCGATTATCGTCGTTCGCAGCGCACGGTTCTCCTCGGTACGGGTTCGTTCGGTGAGCGCGTCACGTTCCGAACCCAGCCTGCGTCGCCACTGTTCTTTTCGGTTCAGTTCGTCTTCCGAGAGCGTCACGAGACGAAGGGTAGTCAATATCGCTAGGCTCGCGGTCATGAGTAGCCTGACAAGCTCGCAGGCGGCTGCGGCTTTCCGCACCGCGATCGTTCCAGCGGCGGGGCTGGGAACTCGCTTTCTCCCGGCCACGAAATCCGTGCCCAAGGAATTGTTGCCGGTCGTCGACACACCGGGAATCGAACTGGTGGCGGAGGAGGCGGCCGAAGCCGGTGCCGACCGCCTGGTCGTCGTCACCGCTCCGGACAAGAGTTCGGTGGTCGAACACTTCCACCCCCAGCCGGAACTGGAAGCCACTCTCGAGGCCAGGGACAAGCAGCGACTGCTTCGCAAGGTGCGCCGGGCCCCGGAGCTCATCACGGCCGATTCCGCCATTCAGGACAAGGCACTGGGACTCGGGCACGCCGTGGCCTGTGCCGAGCCGAACCTCGGTGCCGACGAGGACGCTGTCGCGGTGCTGCTGCCGGACGATCTGGTCTACCCCGCGAGTGCCGACGAGAGCGGTGTGCTGACCAGGATGTCCGAGGTGCGTTCCCGTCACGGCGGCAGCGTGCTGTGTGCTTTCGACGTGCCGCCCGAGCGAACTTCTTCCTACGGCGTCTTCGACGTTTCCGACACCGAGGAGCCCGATGTCAAACGTGTCCGCGGCATGGTGGAGAAGCCCCAACCCGCCGAGGCCCCATCCAATCTCGCGGCCGCGGGCCGCTATCTGCTCGACCGTCAGGTGTTCGACGCGTTGCGGCGCATCGAACCGGGTGCCGGCGGTGAACTGCAACTGACCGATGCCGTAGCGTTGCTGATCGCCGAGGGGCACCCGGTCCACGTCGTGGTCCATCGCGGGACGCGGCACGATCTGGGAAATCCCGGAGGTTTCCTGAAAGCGGCGGTCGATTTCGCGCTGCGGGACTCCGAGTACGGGACTGACCTGCGAGAGTGGCTGGGCGAACGGTTGAACCGGAGCTGAGCTCCGTACGCCGCTGTCCCGTGCGCGTACCGGTCAACAGTGTCTTCGCCGAAGAGGTCGAGCCATGAGATCAGTGGATGAACAGCTTGCACGGGTACTCGCGGCCGCCGTGCGGCCTTCACCTGTTCGGGTGGCAATAGCGGAGGCACAGGGCTTGTTGTGCGCCGAGGAAGTCGTGGCGGAGCGGGCGTTGCCGGGTGCCGACCAGGCCGCCGTGGACGGTTACGCGGTTCGCAGCGTCGATGTTCGCCACGCCGGTAGTGAACCGGTGGAGCTGCCCGTAGTGGGTGAGGTGACCGCCGGTTCACGACAGCCCCGTCGACTGCAGCCGGGTCAGACGGTTCACGTCACCACCGGTGCCCCGCTGCCGACGCTGGCCGACGCGGTGGTGCCGGTCTCGGAGACGGATCAGCATCCCGCCAAGGTCACGATCTGGCGTTCGGTGCCCTCGGCGGCCTTCGTCCGTCGCGAGGGTGAGGACGTGCGGTCCGGTGACGCCGCGGTCCGGCGGGGCACGGCGATCGGTCCCGCCCAGGTCGGTCTGCTGGCCGCGGTCGGCAGGAGCAAGGTGCTGGTGCATCCCAGACCGCGGATATCGATCATCGCGTTGGGACCGGAACTGGTCGATGTGGACCGTACTCCCGGTGCGGGGCAGGTTTACGACGTGAACTCCTATGCGCTCGCGGCAGCGGCCAGGGACGCCGGTGCCGAGGTGACCAGGGTGGGCATCGTCGATTCCGATCCCAAACGCCTGCGCGAGGTGGTGGAGGGCAGGCTGCTGCTTTCCGAGATCGTGATCATCGCCGGCGGTGCGGGCGGCTCCGCCGCCGAGGAGGTCCGCTCCTGTTTGGCGGAGCTCGGCGAGCTCGACACCACGAGAGTGGCCATGCACCCCGGTTCCACCCAGGGATTCGGACGGCTGGGGCCCGACCGGGTGCCCACCTTCCTGCTCCCCGCCAACCCCGTGAGCGCTCTCGTCGTCTTCGAAGTACTGATAAGGCCGCTGTTGCGCTCGGCGCTGGGCAAGGCGAATCCGCATCGTCGTTCCATAGCAGCGGAGCTGGTATCGCCGGTTTCGTCCACGAAGGGGCGACGCGGTTTCGTGCGGGGCAGACTGCTGCGCGACGCCGAGGGCGGTTCCTACCTGGTGCAGCCGGTGGGCGGCTCCGACGAGCATCTGCTGGCTTCGTTGGCCGAGGCCAACTGCCTGATGATGCTCGACGAGGACGTCACTCAGGCCGTGGCAGGCGAGTGGCTCCGGGTGAGTTTCCTGTCACAGCGGTCCTGAGAACAGTGCTGACGCATCCGCTCGGCGCGGCGGGGTGCTTTCGAGTCAGCGTTTCCAGTGATGGGAGCCGGTGTTCGTTATGGCGGGAGCCGTCCCCGAATTCGAGCTCGCCGAGGGCAGACATCCCGGTTGGCCCGCCAGGGTCGGGCCGCTGGTGGTGCCGGCGGGCAGGGTGGCGTTGCGCCCGCCCAGGCTGCGCGACGCCGCCGCTTGGAGCGAGGTGCGGCTGCGGGACAGGGACTACCTGCGGCGTTGGGAACCCACCGGTGGTGACTGGAACCAGCGCAACACGAGCACTGCCTGGTTCGGACAGTGGAACGCGCTGCGCAGGATGGCGAGACGCGGCCACGTGCTGCCGTTCGTCATAACGCTGGACGGTGCGCTGGCGGGGCAGCTCACCATCGGGAACATCATCCGGGGTGCGTTGCGTTCCGGATGGATCGGCTACTGGGTCTCGCGGCAGAGCGCGGGCTCGGGAGTGGCCACCGCCGCCGTGGCGCTGGCCGTGGACCACTGTTTCGGTCCGACCGGACTCCACCGACTGGAGGCGACGGTGCGTCCGGAGAACTCACCCAGTGTGCGGGTCCTGGAGAAGTCGGGGTTCCGGCGCGAGGGGTTGTTCGAGCGGTATCTCGACGTGGCCGGAGCCTGGCGCGACCACTGGGTTTACGCGTTGACCCGGGAGGAGGTCCCCGAAGGGGCGGTGGCCGCGTTGATTCGAGCGGGTCGTGCCGAGCGGCCCTGACGGAGCCGCTCCGACTCGGCTGCCGGAACCACCGGGCGTTCCGGCCGTTGTGCGGGGGCGATGATTCCGCCGAACGCGCTCTCTGATGATGTTGTGTATCGACGATCACACGATCTCATTAGGAATCACTGGTTCTTTCGGGTGAAATCCATCGACAAAATTTGATCACTGCGTGTCGTGTCTTGCCCCGTTTGCGGGATTTTCGTGCGTGCTTGGAGCGAGCCGGGCTCGGCGTGGCTCCAAGACAGGTATGAGGGTTCTGGATAACGTGGACAGTGCAGGTGTGTGCCGCCGTTTGCCAGGGGGAGGTGGCAAGGTGTGCTCAGCGCACTGATTTTCGTGGGGTTGGCAGCGGCTTGGCTCGTCGTTCTGGTGCCCATGTTCGTCCGCCGCGGCCGACGAGTCCCACGTACGACGGATACCGCGCTGAACTCGCGAGTGGTTCGGCGCGGTGGCCAGTCCCGGCCCGGGGCGGGTGGAACGAGCGGCAGTGGAAACAAGGAGGCGCTCACGATGCCTGACAGCACAGCAGGCAAGTCCCGTTCATCGGCCGCGCGGGACGACTCGGACCGAACCGACGTCGACGACGAGTTCGACGCCACGGGACGCGAGCACTGGCGTGGTTCGGACGGCGACGAGACCGGGGCGGGACGGCGTTACCGCCCCGGCCGAGGTGGCTTCGATCCGGACGCCGCCGCGCTGGCGGCACGTACCAAGTACGCGCGCAGACAGCGGATCGTGCTCGCCATGCTCGCGGTGGCCGTGGTGACCGCCGTGCTCGCCGGGTTGTCCTGGTCGGCGCTGTGGTGGGTGCACGGTCTCACCGATCTGCTGCTGATCGGGTACCTGGGGTATCTGCGTAAGCAGGTGCGGATCGAGGAGGACGTGCGCAGTCGCAGGCTCGCGCGGCTCTCCGGTGAGTCGGACGAGCGTGACGACGAGCGTGACAACGGGCACGAGGGCTCCCCGCACGCCGTGACCGAGTCCGGTTACCCGGCCGACGAGCCCGTTCCGGAGGAGAGGCCCGCGGGGGCACGACCGGACGTTTCCCGTCCCGGGGACGCCGAGGTGCTCGACATCGACGACGAGGATCCCGAGTTCGACGAACTCGACGATCGGTTGTGGCAGCCGTACCGCCGTGCGGTGGGAGAATAACGTCGAACGGCGGATGGGTGGGGGGTGTGCCCATCCGCCTGAGGCGGTTGCTATGCTAGTCGCGCACTCGGTCGGAAGGCCGGGCACGCCGGGGCTGTAGCGCAGTTGGTAGCGCGTCTCGTTCGCATCGAGAAGGTCCGGGGTTCGATTCCCCGCAGCTCCACCGGGTCGCTCACTGTGCGAACCACTTTTCGAGGCCGTTTCCGCTGGCAAAGCGGGGACGGCCTCGTTTTTATCGCAGAGCCGGGTCGCGTGCCTCCTCCCCGCCCGGCGCCAATGCGACACCAGCCCGACCTGATCACCGGTTACCTCGCCAAGACCGGACTGGACCTCCCATCGCCATGACCCCGATCTCCAACCACCTCTAGCGGCGCGCGGAGGTATCCGAGTAGCGTACCGACTGGACGGTATGCATGTCGGTGCTCGGTGTCCGAACTCGGGCGACCTTCGTGCTGTAGCGAATGCTGTCGCTACGAGAATCCGACTACGACAGGGAGTGTCGATGGCAGTCGATCCCGCGGCGGACGATCTCGCACGCGTGCTGGACGAAGTCCCGGAGGGACCTTTCGTGATGCTCAACCTGCTGCGGTTCACCCCGGACGGCCGCTCTTCATACGAGGAGTACTCGAGGCGGGCCAGGCCCTTGCTGCAGCGTTACGGGGGTGAGGTCATCTATGTCGGCGATGGAACTACACCCCTGGTCGCCGAGGAAGGGCAGGACTGGGACGCGGTGCTGCTCGTCCGATATCCCGATCGGGAGGCGTTCAGTCGTATGGTCGCGGATCCCGAGTACCAGCAGATCACCGGTCTGCGTGCCCGTGGGCTCGCTGAGGCCGTGCTCCAGCCGACTCTCCCCTGGGACTCGCGTCGCGAATCCTGACGAGCTCGGGCTTGGGGAAGCGTCGCGCCGACCGCCGGAGTGAATCCCGGTACCGCAGGGCCGATTGTCCGGTAGGCGTCAGGTAATCCTCGAGTCCGTTGGTCACTGCAGAGGGCAGGACGGCGAGGCATCCGTTTTCGGGCCGTTGCCGGCCGTCGTGCACGCATCTCGCCGTCCGGCTGCGGGCGTCCGCGCGGTAGGCCGATGCGCGTGATCGCTCACAGGACCTACGCCTTGCGGGACATTCGTCGATATCCGCGGCGTCGGGTATCGCCCCTCATGCCGAAACCGGCCGCCCAGATTCGGCACCGTCAACGAGGTGGATCTCGCAGCGGAACCCACCCGAGTTTGACTCTAACGAGGCCAGATGGACACTCAACGATGAGGACCGGGAGCGAACCCAGTACGAGGATCAAGACATACGTGATACCGCCGAGGGGAGGGCGGACGTCCTTACCGGACGGGACACATCCGGCTTCGTGACCGCCATCAACCAGAAGATCCGCGACCTCGCCGACTTCGTCGAGCTCAAGTTCGTTGCTCATCGGGTTGCGGCTTCGGACGGGCGTCCGCGTCGTGGTCGACCGCCCCGCATGACGGGTTGCTCGATGAATCGCCAGCTCAGCGCCGCCGCCACGATGGTCAGCACCAGCGCCAGTGGCCCGGCTACCGCACCCAGTTCGGGCCGCAGCCACAGGGTCAGCGGGTAGTTCCACAGGTAGGCCCCGTAGGAGACGAGGCCGAGTGCCGCGAGCCCCGGGTCAGCAACGCGCGGTTGTCCAGCTCCTGCCAACGCGACCAGACCAGCAGGAGCGCTGCCGTCAGGGTGGCGATCGTCGGGCCGACCAGCAGGTAGGTCAGCACGTGACCGCGCAGGGGCAGGATCGACAGCACCGCGAGCCCCGCGAGGGCGAGTGGTACCAACCTGGCGGACATCCACCCCGAGTGGCCGCGCAGCCGAGTGGCAGCGCCGATCACGAAGCACACGAACCACGAGGTGGGCAGCCCGTAGGCGTTGTCGGGATGGGGCCACAACCAGATCAGCGCCGCCACACAACCGGCCAGCACGATCACCGCGGTGGTCACGAGCGTGGCGGTGACGCTGCGACGTGTCCAGGCCAGCGTCAGCAGCGCGGGCCATACCAGGTAGAACTGCTCCTCGGTGGCCAGCGTCCAACAGTGGAACGCGGCGCCGCCCAAGTGGATGACCGGCAGGTCGTCGGTGAACGTCAGCATCACCGCGACGGTGCGGGGCAGGCTGCCGCTCTCGTCCAGCGGGTCGACGGTCGCCGCCACCGCGACGAACACGACGATCACCGCGAGCAACGCGGGCAACAGTCTCCGGGCTCTGCGCAGGTAGAACCGCCGGTAGTCGATCCTTCCGCCGATGGCCAACTCCTTGGTCAGCACTCCGGTGATCAGGTAACCGCTCAGCGTGAAGAACATCACGATCCCGACCACGCCCGCACCGGGGAATACGTCGGGGAAGGCGTGGCGCAGCATGACGAGCAGGACCGCGAGACCCCGCAGTACGTTGAGTCCGAGACGATCTGTCCGCCACGTGCGAGCTGTCCGCCACGTGCCCGGCTCACCCGCTTGCCGCCGCGGCCACTTCGCCGTCGGCCAGGGCCGATCGGATGAGTCGGTCCAACAGCTCCGGATAGGTCAGTCCCTCGGCGGCGAACATCTTGGGAACCTGGGACTCGGCTGTCATGCCGGGCATCGTGTTCACCTCGTTGAGTACGAAACCATCGGAGGTCAGGAAGAAGTCGATCCGAGCGAGCCCGCGGCAGCCGAGGGCGTCGTACACCCGCAGGGCCGAATCGGTCAGTTCCCCGACCTCGGCTTCGGTCAGCCGAGCCGGGATCTCGAACGCGGCACTTCCGTCGTACTTGGTGGCGGTGTCGAACAGGCCGTCGTCGACCAGAATCTCGAGCGGTGGTCCGACCCGGCGCCCGTGCTCCGGATCGTCGATCACGGTGACGTCCACCTCGCGGCCCGCCACCACGTGCTCCACGAGCACCCGTTCGTCGAGTTCCAACGCCGCCCGCAGCGCCGGTTCGAGTTCCGCCGCGGTCCGCACCAGGCGGACCCCGAAACTCGATCCCGCCGCGATCGGCTTGACCACCACGGATCGGTCGAAGACTACTGTGGACAGCTCGTTCCGCGTGACGAGC
This portion of the Actinopolyspora lacussalsi genome encodes:
- a CDS encoding putative serine protease PepD (product_source=KO:K08372; cath_funfam=2.30.42.10,2.40.10.10; cog=COG0265; ko=KO:K08372; pfam=PF13180,PF13365; smart=SM00228; superfamily=50156,50494): MSENHPGSPDESQDRPDTPTEHGSPRPESGEQGVAGAASTEPAESGEARESSEGPPPESTQRVDASEAAPDSTEDSTTWQQGASRSGTDHPTSTGPTTGTEATASSDPSEASEQRPWSPNSGTEPQQPYTPQQSPQQSQQPHGLGNPPQQYPGQQYSGQQYTGQQYSGQQYSGQQYSGQQYPGQYSTQPGQPMQPGQYPGQYAGQPGAAAGGPQQPGQYGAQQLPPQTDPQYPYVTQQYPQPPVEEPPRSGSGGARGRLLVGMTALALVAGLVGGAGGTYAVYQATGGSGVVTSFDQQAPSSENSSSAPSGSVQSVADTVLPSVVQIQVQTSRGTSGSGSGIIIGEDGYILTNNHVVEGASQAGGDLVARFNDGQVGQLNVVGTAPWSDLAVVKADVTGLTPAKLGNSGELDIGSGVVAIGSPYGLSGTVTSGIISAKDRPVRAGGQSGTQATVLNALQTDAAINPGNSGGPLVDMNGRVIGINSAIYSPSSSSEQAGSVGLGFAIPIDHARRIGKQLIEDGSAARTTLGVQVRVVGNVNGGLVVEVPSGGPAAEAGVESGDVITKVNERTITSGDELIAAIRSYAPGDTVTLTITNEQGGNKHTVEATLTGQE
- a CDS encoding molybdenum cofactor synthesis domain-containing protein (product_source=TIGR00177; cath_funfam=3.40.980.10; cog=COG0521; pfam=PF00994; smart=SM00852; superfamily=53218; tigrfam=TIGR00177), yielding MDGRYGSVVDHPLREVKTSDPLDPDGDPSAATVSDMERNAQRLGRALVVVVDDRVAQSEQEDTTGPLVTELLEEAGFIVDGSVAVAGETVEIRNALNTAVIGGVDMVITVGGTGVSPRDVTPDATSGVLDRPVPGIAEALRASGLAAGAVDAGVSRGLVGVSGSTLVVNLAGSRAAIRDGMATLTPLVTHVIEQLSGIDGI
- a CDS encoding hypothetical protein (product_source=Hypo-rule applied), with amino-acid sequence MNQQEYQAGRQPASRRRSRSIDEIFGDVLPETTADERDGSENGGSNSWYIENRPPHHDS
- a CDS encoding Flp pilus assembly protein CpaB (product_source=TIGR03177; cog=COG3745; pfam=PF08666; tigrfam=TIGR03177; transmembrane_helix_parts=Inside_1_28,TMhelix_29_51,Outside_52_219), with product MRESTADRQLRRGARERLRETMRIQGRRIVLLRRALAAVLLLMAGWYALPAHSGTASRTKTVLTASRDLTPGTRVGPRDVTRVRIPERLVPDRALRQRERVTGEVLARAARRGEPLTDLSLLDDPLTELTTGGETEAAVAIRPADEAVAELLHPGLHVDIVGSRTGNTRILAERATVVAVHPSDGDAEGDTLVVVGLERRRAADVAAAALHESVTMTLR
- a CDS encoding putative FmdB family regulatory protein (product_source=TIGR02605; cog=COG2331; pfam=PF09723; smart=SM00834; superfamily=63393; tigrfam=TIGR02605); the protein is MPTYQYACTACGHDFETFQSLSEDSLTDCPECSGRLRKKFNAVGVVFKGSGFYRNDSRGANSSSESGASAGTNSGSGNGSSDNSGSGSSGSSESSGGSSGGSSESSSSGAQTQTSAATN
- a CDS encoding 5-formyltetrahydrofolate cyclo-ligase (product_source=KO:K01934; cath_funfam=3.40.50.10420; cog=COG0212; ko=KO:K01934; pfam=PF01812; superfamily=100950; tigrfam=TIGR02727), whose protein sequence is MTLSEDELNRKEQWRRRLGSERDALTERTRTEENRALRTTIIEWLSETRITTVCAYVPVGSEPGSPELLDSLVARGHRVLLPVMAGRNPLEWAAYEGPDSLRRATYGLLEPSTPHLGAGAISEAGAVLVPALAVDRRGVRLGKGAGFYDRSLPLADDSAELAAVVRDSEFVEELPAEAHDVRVTGVVTPASGFTRLPV
- a CDS encoding UTP--glucose-1-phosphate uridylyltransferase (product_source=KO:K00963; cath_funfam=3.90.550.10; cog=COG1210; ko=KO:K00963; pfam=PF00483; superfamily=53448), which codes for MSSLTSSQAAAAFRTAIVPAAGLGTRFLPATKSVPKELLPVVDTPGIELVAEEAAEAGADRLVVVTAPDKSSVVEHFHPQPELEATLEARDKQRLLRKVRRAPELITADSAIQDKALGLGHAVACAEPNLGADEDAVAVLLPDDLVYPASADESGVLTRMSEVRSRHGGSVLCAFDVPPERTSSYGVFDVSDTEEPDVKRVRGMVEKPQPAEAPSNLAAAGRYLLDRQVFDALRRIEPGAGGELQLTDAVALLIAEGHPVHVVVHRGTRHDLGNPGGFLKAAVDFALRDSEYGTDLREWLGERLNRS
- a CDS encoding molybdopterin molybdotransferase (product_source=KO:K03750; cath_funfam=2.170.190.11,2.40.340.10,3.40.980.10; cog=COG0303; ko=KO:K03750; pfam=PF00994,PF03453,PF03454; superfamily=53218,63867,63882; tigrfam=TIGR00177) — translated: MAIAEAQGLLCAEEVVAERALPGADQAAVDGYAVRSVDVRHAGSEPVELPVVGEVTAGSRQPRRLQPGQTVHVTTGAPLPTLADAVVPVSETDQHPAKVTIWRSVPSAAFVRREGEDVRSGDAAVRRGTAIGPAQVGLLAAVGRSKVLVHPRPRISIIALGPELVDVDRTPGAGQVYDVNSYALAAAARDAGAEVTRVGIVDSDPKRLREVVEGRLLLSEIVIIAGGAGGSAAEEVRSCLAELGELDTTRVAMHPGSTQGFGRLGPDRVPTFLLPANPVSALVVFEVLIRPLLRSALGKANPHRRSIAAELVSPVSSTKGRRGFVRGRLLRDAEGGSYLVQPVGGSDEHLLASLAEANCLMMLDEDVTQAVAGEWLRVSFLSQRS
- a CDS encoding ribosomal-protein-alanine N-acetyltransferase (product_source=KO:K03790; cog=COG1670; ko=KO:K03790; pfam=PF13302; superfamily=55729), whose protein sequence is MAGAVPEFELAEGRHPGWPARVGPLVVPAGRVALRPPRLRDAAAWSEVRLRDRDYLRRWEPTGGDWNQRNTSTAWFGQWNALRRMARRGHVLPFVITLDGALAGQLTIGNIIRGALRSGWIGYWVSRQSAGSGVATAAVALAVDHCFGPTGLHRLEATVRPENSPSVRVLEKSGFRREGLFERYLDVAGAWRDHWVYALTREEVPEGAVAALIRAGRAERP